The following proteins are encoded in a genomic region of Pseudodesulfovibrio mercurii:
- a CDS encoding TetR/AcrR family transcriptional regulator has translation MTKNTFENLPEEKRRRVLDEATVEFAEYGYHQASVNRIVDRLGIAKGSLFKYFGNKQGLFEHIFSRAVAGFKKPLKVIRDTPGLDFFERMEMSFLAGTRFVDDHPNLYRIYLKMLFNENFPLRERFLGEIRGAHAKYLRQLIEDGIRAGQLPAALDVDMAVFTLHAVMDRFIQGYAVPSLDNGLAPAASLPDLARALAAFLRHGLADIPSQE, from the coding sequence TTGACAAAAAACACCTTTGAGAACCTGCCCGAGGAGAAGCGGCGGCGCGTCCTGGACGAGGCCACCGTGGAGTTCGCCGAGTACGGCTACCACCAGGCCTCGGTCAACCGCATCGTGGACCGTCTGGGCATCGCCAAGGGTTCGCTGTTCAAGTATTTCGGCAACAAGCAGGGGCTGTTCGAGCACATCTTCAGTCGCGCCGTGGCCGGGTTCAAGAAGCCTCTCAAGGTCATCCGCGACACGCCGGGCCTGGACTTCTTCGAGCGCATGGAGATGAGCTTCCTGGCCGGGACCCGGTTCGTGGACGACCACCCCAACCTGTACCGCATCTATCTGAAGATGCTCTTCAACGAGAATTTCCCCCTGCGCGAACGGTTCCTCGGCGAGATCCGGGGCGCGCACGCCAAGTACCTCCGGCAGCTCATCGAGGACGGCATCCGGGCGGGCCAGCTGCCCGCCGCACTGGACGTGGACATGGCCGTGTTCACCCTGCACGCGGTCATGGACCGCTTCATCCAGGGCTATGCCGTGCCCTCCCTGGACAACGGGCTCGCGCCCGCCGCCTCCCTGCCGGACCTGGCCCGCGCCCTGGCCGCCTTCCTGCGCCACGGCCTGGCCGACATCCCTTCACAGGAGTAA
- a CDS encoding 1,4-dihydroxy-6-naphthoate synthase has translation MQKKLTIGHSPCPNDTFIFHALTSGLVDWPGGLDLTLADVEELNGLAAEGALDVVKVSTAAAAGILDEYVLLRAGGAMGYGAGPVLVARQGRTLDSLDGGTVAIPGERTTANLIFGLCCREAGIAVRRAPMVFDRVMDAVRAGRADAGVVIHEGRFTFAERGLVRVLDLGAWWEAHTGLPIPLGAIAIRRSLGDDTARRMNEAIRRSLLYARAHPEAGREYIRQNAQELSGDVIRTHIETFVTDYSLDAGEAGAGAVARLLAEAGCRRPDIFIEL, from the coding sequence ATGCAGAAAAAATTGACCATCGGCCATTCTCCCTGTCCCAACGACACCTTCATCTTTCACGCCCTGACCAGCGGGCTGGTGGACTGGCCGGGCGGGCTGGACCTGACCCTGGCCGACGTGGAGGAACTGAACGGGCTGGCCGCCGAGGGTGCGCTGGACGTGGTCAAGGTGTCCACGGCCGCCGCCGCCGGGATTCTGGACGAGTACGTGCTGCTGCGCGCGGGCGGGGCCATGGGCTACGGGGCCGGGCCGGTGCTGGTGGCCCGGCAGGGGCGGACCCTCGACTCTCTGGACGGCGGCACGGTGGCCATTCCGGGCGAGCGGACCACGGCCAATCTGATCTTCGGGCTGTGCTGCCGGGAGGCCGGGATTGCGGTACGGCGCGCGCCCATGGTCTTCGACCGGGTCATGGACGCGGTGCGGGCCGGGCGGGCGGACGCGGGCGTGGTCATCCACGAGGGGCGGTTCACCTTTGCCGAGCGCGGCCTGGTCCGGGTGCTCGACCTGGGGGCGTGGTGGGAGGCGCACACCGGCCTGCCCATCCCGCTGGGGGCCATCGCCATCCGGCGGTCGCTCGGCGATGACACGGCCCGGCGCATGAACGAGGCCATCCGGCGGAGCCTGCTCTACGCCCGCGCCCATCCCGAGGCCGGGCGGGAGTACATCCGCCAAAACGCGCAGGAACTGAGCGGGGACGTCATCCGCACGCACATCGAGACCTTCGTCACGGACTACAGCCTGGACGCGGGCGAGGCCGGGGCCGGGGCCGTGGCCAGGCTGCTGGCCGAGGCGGGCTGCCGTCGGCCGGACATCTTCATCGAGCTGTAG